One genomic segment of Laspinema palackyanum D2c includes these proteins:
- a CDS encoding RecQ family ATP-dependent DNA helicase, with protein sequence MDRHHSASWNQVRDTFREIWGYDEFRSPQGEIVQSLLQGKDALIVLPTGGGKSICFQLPALLQTGLTLVVSPLVALMENQVQELRDRHLDAALLHGEVPTKQRKVTLNALENNQLRLLYLSPETLLSPPVWQRLLDPKLPINGMILDEAHCLVQWGDTFRPAYRRLGAVRPALLKSKPAGSKLAIAAFTATADPTAQKTIQSVLKLQKPNQFLLSPYRSNLNLQIQIAWTPRGRRQRMLQFIQSQGLQSGLVYVRTRRDAEELADWLRQQGCKTSAYHGGLSGEERRSIESSWIGDSLQFVVCTCAFGMGVNKPNVRWVLHYQTPALLSEYIQEVGRAGRDGKPATALSLMSECTGWLDPQDEHQRQFVATQKQTLYRRAQNLVKKLPTQGNINQISEQYPDGAIALSLLHSMGQLQWQDPFHYRITRSGSSAGLSVDNPSQQMKQFLLTRRCRWQFLLEAFGFGEEAKRMRCGHCDNCLGKRFMGFI encoded by the coding sequence ATGGACCGCCATCATAGTGCATCCTGGAATCAGGTCCGGGATACGTTCCGTGAAATCTGGGGATACGATGAGTTTAGAAGTCCCCAGGGAGAAATCGTGCAGAGTCTGTTGCAGGGGAAAGATGCACTGATTGTCTTACCTACGGGTGGGGGAAAGTCAATTTGCTTTCAACTTCCGGCGTTACTGCAAACTGGATTAACCCTGGTGGTGTCGCCATTGGTGGCACTGATGGAAAATCAGGTGCAAGAATTACGCGATCGCCACTTAGATGCGGCGCTTTTACATGGGGAAGTTCCCACAAAACAGCGGAAAGTAACCCTAAACGCCCTAGAAAACAATCAATTACGGTTATTATATCTCTCCCCAGAAACGTTACTGAGTCCACCAGTTTGGCAGCGTTTATTAGACCCCAAATTACCCATTAATGGGATGATTTTAGATGAGGCACATTGTTTAGTTCAATGGGGGGATACATTTCGCCCCGCCTATCGCCGTTTGGGTGCGGTTCGTCCCGCCCTTTTGAAATCAAAACCAGCGGGTTCTAAACTGGCGATCGCCGCGTTTACGGCAACGGCTGACCCGACGGCACAGAAAACCATTCAATCGGTGTTAAAATTACAGAAACCTAACCAATTTTTACTCAGTCCTTATCGGTCCAATCTCAATTTACAGATTCAAATTGCTTGGACTCCCCGAGGACGTCGGCAACGGATGTTACAGTTTATCCAGTCTCAGGGTTTACAGTCCGGTTTAGTCTATGTGAGAACTCGACGGGATGCGGAAGAACTGGCGGATTGGTTACGGCAACAAGGATGTAAAACCTCTGCCTATCATGGCGGTTTGAGTGGAGAGGAACGCCGCAGTATTGAAAGCAGTTGGATTGGCGATTCCCTGCAATTTGTGGTCTGTACTTGTGCCTTTGGGATGGGAGTGAATAAACCCAATGTGCGTTGGGTTTTACATTATCAAACTCCGGCGTTACTATCAGAATATATTCAAGAAGTGGGCCGCGCTGGTCGAGATGGCAAACCGGCAACTGCACTTTCTTTAATGAGTGAATGTACGGGATGGTTAGACCCTCAAGATGAGCATCAGCGCCAATTTGTGGCAACCCAAAAACAAACCCTCTATCGCCGCGCTCAAAATTTGGTTAAAAAGTTACCAACCCAGGGGAATATTAATCAAATTTCAGAACAATATCCCGATGGAGCAATTGCCCTGTCTTTACTGCATAGTATGGGTCAGTTACAATGGCAGGACCCGTTTCATTACCGGATTACTCGTTCGGGTTCTTCTGCGGGTTTATCTGTAGATAATCCGAGTCAACAGATGAAGCAATTCCTGTTGACTCGGCGATGTCGGTGGCAGTTTTTATTAGAAGCGTTTGGGTTTGGAGAGGAAGCTAAAAGGATGCGATGTGGTCATTGCGATAACTGTTTGGGGAAGAGGTTTATGGGTTTTATTTAG
- a CDS encoding DUF1269 domain-containing protein, producing the protein MTVDEIRRAVGVFERYEDAEVAFHQLRQAGFSLNNLSIIAPDLPRSRNPGEANMNSHLTMGDAAASPPLRSHTTDASGTLAEEGAATGAVAGGTVGGFIGLLQALAALSIPGIGPVLAGGTVATILLNTLAGGAIGAATGGLVGALAGLGIPEERALIYNERLSQGHYLLIVEGSVYEIERADEILTGRGIQEWGIYRLPGEPLVNPAAMPTVPPVNLPNHPSLTGQSSFPNPRIP; encoded by the coding sequence ATGACTGTAGATGAAATTAGACGCGCTGTAGGCGTCTTCGAGCGTTATGAAGATGCCGAAGTCGCATTCCACCAACTCCGACAAGCAGGATTCTCCCTCAATAACCTCTCAATTATTGCTCCGGACCTCCCCCGGTCCCGGAATCCAGGAGAAGCTAACATGAACTCTCACCTCACCATGGGAGATGCCGCCGCCAGCCCCCCACTCCGTAGCCACACCACCGACGCCTCCGGAACCCTGGCCGAAGAAGGGGCTGCGACAGGTGCCGTAGCCGGGGGAACCGTCGGGGGTTTTATCGGCTTGCTGCAAGCCCTAGCTGCCTTATCCATTCCAGGAATCGGACCTGTGCTCGCAGGAGGAACTGTGGCAACAATCCTGCTGAATACTCTAGCCGGAGGTGCGATCGGGGCCGCTACAGGTGGTTTAGTCGGAGCATTAGCCGGTTTAGGTATCCCGGAAGAACGGGCCCTAATCTATAACGAGCGCCTCTCTCAAGGCCACTATTTACTAATCGTGGAAGGCTCAGTTTATGAAATTGAACGAGCAGACGAAATCCTAACCGGAAGAGGCATCCAAGAATGGGGAATTTATCGTCTTCCCGGCGAACCCCTTGTGAATCCCGCTGCTATGCCTACGGTTCCTCCCGTTAATCTACCGAATCACCCCTCTTTAACGGGTCAAAGTTCTTTCCCAAATCCCAGAATTCCCTAA
- a CDS encoding M48 family metalloprotease, translating to MTRQLFRLLIGFVIGLVGVLSYCTTQVENPITGEQQRIRLSPTEEVQLGLQTRGQLAQQFGGLYPDASVQESVQRMGQRIVQQSVVSQSEYPFEFHVLQDSKTVNAFALPGGQIFITNGLLQRLNSPSQLAGILGHEIGHVVARHGAEHLAKRELGSTLVTAVGVATTDDQGGGRQTAAIARVANEMVALRYGREAELESDRLGLQFMAQAGYNPRGMIEVMEILGSAQSGSQSPEFLSTHPNPDNRIQRLEEAIAEDFPNGIPPQLESKHQNLSPVALLRSSSFKKY from the coding sequence GTGACACGACAACTATTTCGGCTATTAATTGGATTTGTGATTGGGCTAGTGGGGGTTTTGAGTTACTGTACAACCCAAGTGGAAAACCCGATTACCGGAGAACAGCAACGCATTCGCTTATCTCCCACGGAAGAGGTGCAACTCGGATTGCAAACCCGAGGACAACTGGCACAACAATTTGGGGGATTATACCCGGATGCCTCAGTTCAAGAATCCGTTCAGCGCATGGGTCAGCGAATTGTCCAACAATCCGTCGTATCTCAATCGGAATATCCCTTTGAATTTCATGTGCTTCAAGATTCAAAAACCGTGAATGCGTTTGCACTCCCTGGAGGGCAGATTTTTATTACCAATGGGTTACTGCAACGCCTGAATTCCCCATCGCAACTGGCGGGAATTTTAGGCCATGAAATTGGTCATGTGGTGGCGCGACATGGTGCAGAACATTTAGCCAAACGGGAACTCGGTTCTACCCTAGTTACGGCAGTAGGAGTTGCCACCACCGACGACCAAGGAGGAGGGAGACAAACCGCTGCGATCGCCCGAGTTGCCAATGAAATGGTTGCCTTGCGATATGGACGAGAGGCGGAACTAGAAAGCGATCGCCTCGGGTTGCAGTTCATGGCACAAGCGGGTTATAACCCCAGAGGCATGATTGAAGTCATGGAAATCCTCGGTTCAGCACAATCCGGTTCCCAATCCCCAGAATTTTTGAGTACACACCCCAATCCGGATAACCGCATTCAACGCTTAGAAGAGGCGATCGCCGAAGATTTTCCCAATGGAATTCCGCCTCAATTAGAGAGTAAACATCAGAACTTGTCTCCCGTTGCACTGCTGCGATCTTCCTCTTTTAAAAAATATTAA
- a CDS encoding SBBP repeat-containing protein, which produces MLKVRESRLLSTAELATPINHRPNWIQQLGTANDDRAYAMTRDPLGHLYLGGQTQGGLGGTPQGDWDIWWAKYDSSGNPLWTQQLASANDDRAYSLTSDPLGNLYIAGTTSGLLAETNGAGYDALIAKYDSSGNPLWIKQFGSMTTDDARTIVTDSTGNLYIAGDTWGDVGGVNAGESDAWFGKYDSSGNPLWVQQLGSIGTENTTEVSVDTAGNLYVSGYTTGSLGAANAGGEDAWIAKYDSNGQQLWVRQFGTETADKAIANAVDSTGNIYLTGWTQSTLGGSSAGSWDAWIAKYDPTGNLLWMQQLGTANSDGALDIQIDTDDRIYLTGNTWGSWENSSNAGESDAWVAKYDGSGNRLWVKQFGSEGQDPAFGMAIAPDGKIHLSGWTSGDLGGSNAGSYDAWIAQLLPNSDPILTNNNGVTLDEGGTVSISTTQLQVSDTDGDAIVYTLTALPGNGSLKLNEMVLSVGNTFTQADIDAGLVSYTHDDSDPSGDRFQFTATDGNGGAIGLTNFAITVNPVNDIFEIQWIRELGTEAIDVVHDLAVDSSSNVYATGHTTSNLAGSKVGFYDGWVVKYDNLGSQQWVRQFGVPKNLGDLYSKSVAIDNVGNVYLTGDAFDDAGVPNALRRAPWVAKYDLEGNQLWIKQFGSANSYYSESIALDSAGNIYLAGLEQKSGFNTPELFEVWIAKYDTEGNQLWMEEFGTMGSRGQAAVTGLPPVALKLDSLDNLYVTGTTNRDLGGTNVGSWDAWVAKHDTEGNQLWIRQLGSAGEEYSHNLAFDSTGHVYLTGSTRGDLAGANSGETDAWGAKYDPQGNLLWIDQFGTNASDVGIGIAVDNADNIYLSGGSGGDLLSNPVTVVPREGWVAKYNPQGNQLWFETIGKIDLLGQKFDFSYASDIAVDSANNLYLTGSNQANHYGFSTVLVAKLTPNAAAIAPTNPNEIVGTEGDDTLFADVEDQTIFGQAGNDILYGNLGDDTLFADEGNDILYGDMGDDTLFEGGNDRLYGNAGDDILFGDAGNDILYGGKGNDFLLGEEGDDFLSGDLGDDTLAGGNGRDIFVLQSNSGSDIILDFIDGEDVLELPANLSFMDLQIASNNGSTLIQVGDDTLATLSGVEPTVISEEDFISL; this is translated from the coding sequence ATGCTAAAGGTCAGGGAATCTCGCCTGCTCTCAACTGCTGAACTCGCAACCCCGATTAACCATCGACCCAACTGGATTCAGCAACTCGGCACCGCCAACGACGATCGCGCTTATGCCATGACCCGAGACCCCCTCGGTCACCTCTACCTTGGCGGACAAACCCAAGGCGGATTAGGGGGAACTCCTCAAGGAGACTGGGATATTTGGTGGGCCAAATATGACAGCAGTGGCAATCCCTTGTGGACTCAGCAACTCGCCAGCGCCAACGACGATCGCGCCTATAGCCTTACCAGTGACCCTCTAGGCAATCTATACATTGCGGGTACTACCTCCGGCCTCTTGGCAGAAACCAACGGTGCAGGATATGACGCCTTGATTGCCAAATATGACAGCAGTGGGAATCCCCTGTGGATTAAACAATTCGGCAGCATGACCACCGATGATGCTCGGACTATTGTCACCGATAGCACAGGTAACCTGTATATTGCTGGAGACACTTGGGGCGATGTAGGGGGAGTTAATGCCGGAGAATCCGATGCCTGGTTTGGCAAATATGACAGCAGTGGCAATCCCCTCTGGGTGCAGCAGTTAGGCAGTATCGGCACTGAAAACACCACAGAAGTCAGTGTCGATACTGCCGGAAATCTCTACGTCAGCGGATACACCACCGGCAGTTTAGGCGCTGCCAATGCGGGAGGTGAAGACGCTTGGATTGCCAAATATGACAGCAACGGACAGCAGTTGTGGGTGAGACAGTTTGGCACCGAAACCGCAGACAAAGCGATCGCCAACGCCGTGGATAGTACCGGCAACATTTACCTCACCGGATGGACGCAAAGCACCTTGGGAGGAAGCAGTGCAGGGAGTTGGGACGCCTGGATTGCCAAATATGACCCCACCGGCAACCTCCTGTGGATGCAACAACTGGGAACCGCAAATTCCGATGGTGCGTTAGACATTCAGATTGATACCGATGACAGAATTTACCTGACGGGAAACACCTGGGGGAGTTGGGAAAATAGCAGCAATGCGGGAGAGTCTGATGCGTGGGTGGCGAAATACGATGGCAGTGGGAATCGCCTCTGGGTCAAGCAATTCGGTTCTGAAGGTCAAGATCCAGCCTTTGGCATGGCGATCGCCCCCGACGGCAAAATACACCTATCCGGATGGACATCAGGCGATTTAGGCGGGAGTAATGCCGGATCCTACGATGCCTGGATAGCGCAACTGCTGCCGAATTCCGACCCGATTCTCACTAATAATAATGGCGTGACTCTGGATGAAGGCGGGACGGTTTCCATCTCAACGACTCAGTTGCAAGTGAGCGATACCGATGGAGATGCGATCGTCTATACTCTTACCGCACTGCCTGGGAATGGTAGTCTCAAACTCAACGAGATGGTGTTATCCGTTGGGAATACCTTTACCCAAGCAGATATCGATGCGGGATTGGTAAGCTACACTCACGACGATAGCGATCCGAGCGGCGATCGCTTTCAGTTTACCGCAACCGATGGCAATGGAGGGGCGATCGGGCTGACTAATTTTGCCATTACGGTCAATCCAGTCAACGATATATTTGAGATTCAGTGGATTCGAGAGTTGGGCACTGAGGCGATAGACGTTGTTCATGACCTAGCAGTAGATAGCAGCAGCAACGTTTACGCTACGGGACATACCACAAGCAATTTAGCCGGAAGTAAAGTAGGGTTTTATGATGGTTGGGTTGTCAAGTATGACAACTTGGGGAGCCAGCAATGGGTCAGGCAGTTTGGAGTTCCCAAAAATCTGGGGGATTTATATTCCAAAAGTGTAGCAATCGATAATGTAGGGAATGTCTACCTCACCGGGGACGCTTTTGATGATGCAGGCGTTCCTAATGCTCTTAGACGAGCCCCCTGGGTTGCTAAGTATGATCTAGAAGGCAATCAATTGTGGATTAAACAGTTCGGTAGTGCCAATTCCTACTACTCCGAGTCCATCGCTCTTGATAGCGCAGGCAATATTTATCTAGCTGGATTGGAGCAGAAGTCTGGGTTCAACACTCCTGAATTATTCGAGGTGTGGATTGCCAAATATGACACAGAAGGCAATCAATTGTGGATGGAAGAGTTCGGGACTATGGGCAGTCGAGGTCAAGCTGCTGTCACCGGACTACCCCCTGTTGCGTTAAAACTTGATAGCCTAGACAATCTTTACGTGACCGGAACTACCAACAGGGATTTAGGGGGCACCAATGTCGGATCCTGGGATGCTTGGGTTGCCAAGCATGACACAGAAGGAAACCAATTATGGATTAGACAGTTGGGTAGTGCTGGTGAAGAGTATTCTCATAACTTAGCTTTCGATAGTACAGGCCATGTTTACCTGACGGGATCGACCCGGGGTGATTTAGCCGGAGCTAATTCCGGAGAGACAGATGCATGGGGAGCTAAATATGACCCCCAAGGGAACCTGTTATGGATCGACCAGTTTGGAACTAACGCATCGGACGTAGGCATTGGCATTGCAGTCGATAATGCGGACAATATCTACCTCTCTGGAGGAAGTGGAGGTGATTTACTAAGCAATCCTGTTACCGTAGTACCGCGTGAGGGGTGGGTAGCTAAATATAACCCTCAAGGGAACCAATTATGGTTTGAGACAATAGGGAAAATCGATCTGTTAGGCCAAAAATTCGATTTTTCTTACGCCTCAGACATAGCGGTGGACAGTGCCAACAATCTCTACTTAACCGGAAGCAACCAAGCCAATCACTATGGTTTTTCGACAGTTTTAGTCGCAAAACTTACCCCTAACGCAGCCGCGATCGCCCCGACCAACCCCAACGAAATCGTCGGGACTGAAGGGGATGATACTCTGTTCGCTGATGTGGAAGATCAAACTATTTTCGGTCAAGCAGGCAATGATATCCTCTATGGAAATTTAGGCGATGACACCTTGTTTGCCGATGAGGGTAATGATATCCTCTATGGGGATATGGGAGATGACACTTTGTTTGAGGGCGGTAACGATCGCCTCTATGGCAATGCCGGAGATGACATCCTGTTTGGCGATGCTGGCAATGATATCCTCTATGGTGGCAAAGGCAATGACTTCCTCCTCGGTGAAGAGGGAGATGATTTCCTCAGTGGGGATTTAGGAGATGATACCCTAGCTGGTGGCAATGGTCGAGATATCTTTGTCTTACAATCCAACTCCGGCAGCGATATCATTCTCGACTTTATCGATGGGGAAGATGTTCTGGAATTACCCGCTAATCTGTCATTCATGGACCTACAAATCGCCTCGAACAACGGATCAACCCTTATCCAAGTCGGGGATGATACCCTCGCCACTCTTTCCGGAGTGGAACCCACGGTGATTTCTGAGGAGGATTTTATCTCCCTGTAA
- a CDS encoding TIGR00297 family protein has translation MPTEEFVFNYAALLNPWLVAVGLNTVLLTIVYFLPKQLLTPAGIVHAWILGVLIWGALGWPGYVVVGFYFIVGSAVTRIGMAQKEAEGIAEKRSGARGPENVWGSALTAAVCALGVLTVQQLDWVGIVPLLLLGYVASFSTKLSDTTASEVGKVYGKRTFLITTLQPVPKGTEGAVSLEGTIAGVVASVAVAVVGYVVGLIDGTGVGLCVIAAFIATNLESVIGATIQEQVSWMTNEVVNIINTTIGAIAAVGLAIALKGVLG, from the coding sequence ATGCCAACAGAAGAATTTGTTTTTAATTATGCCGCGTTATTGAATCCTTGGCTGGTGGCGGTGGGATTAAATACGGTTTTGTTAACGATTGTTTATTTTTTACCCAAACAGTTGCTGACTCCGGCAGGAATTGTCCATGCTTGGATTTTGGGGGTACTGATTTGGGGGGCCTTGGGTTGGCCCGGGTATGTCGTAGTGGGGTTTTATTTTATTGTGGGTTCGGCAGTGACGCGCATTGGGATGGCGCAGAAGGAGGCGGAGGGAATTGCGGAGAAGCGATCGGGGGCCCGGGGACCGGAAAATGTTTGGGGTTCGGCATTGACAGCAGCAGTTTGTGCTTTGGGGGTGTTGACGGTGCAGCAGTTGGATTGGGTGGGAATTGTGCCGTTGCTGTTGCTGGGATATGTGGCGAGTTTTAGTACGAAGTTGTCCGATACGACGGCGAGTGAGGTGGGGAAGGTTTACGGCAAGCGGACGTTTTTGATTACGACCCTGCAACCTGTGCCGAAGGGGACCGAGGGGGCGGTTTCTCTGGAGGGGACGATCGCCGGTGTGGTGGCATCAGTCGCCGTTGCTGTGGTGGGGTATGTGGTGGGGTTGATTGATGGGACAGGGGTGGGGTTATGTGTGATTGCGGCGTTTATTGCTACAAATTTAGAGAGTGTGATTGGCGCAACGATTCAGGAACAAGTGAGTTGGATGACCAATGAGGTGGTGAATATAATTAATACTACCATTGGGGCGATCGCCGCAGTCGGACTGGCGATCGCCTTGAAGGGAGTGTTGGGTTAG
- a CDS encoding VOC family protein, translated as MNNVFFHLAFPVTDIPKTKEFYAQGLGCQVGRESHTAVILNLYGNQLVAHVTKDPITPQKSIYPRHFGLVFENEADWETLLERAQKYQLQFREEPKRRFPGSPLEHRTFFLEDPFYNLLEFKYYAHPEAIFGSAEFTEIGDRT; from the coding sequence ATGAACAATGTCTTTTTTCATCTCGCCTTTCCCGTTACCGACATTCCCAAGACCAAAGAATTTTATGCTCAAGGTCTCGGTTGCCAAGTCGGACGCGAATCCCATACTGCTGTTATTTTAAACCTCTATGGCAATCAACTCGTTGCCCATGTCACCAAAGACCCCATCACCCCGCAAAAAAGCATTTATCCCCGTCACTTCGGCTTAGTCTTTGAAAATGAAGCCGATTGGGAAACCCTATTAGAACGCGCCCAAAAATATCAACTCCAGTTCCGGGAAGAACCAAAACGGCGCTTTCCCGGTTCTCCCTTAGAACATCGCACCTTCTTTTTAGAGGACCCGTTTTATAATTTACTGGAGTTCAAATATTACGCCCATCCCGAGGCAATTTTTGGCAGTGCAGAATTCACCGAAATAGGCGATCGCACTTAA
- a CDS encoding esterase/lipase family protein produces MNQNNPKNPVMLVHGIWDTSDIFSKISPALTELGWSVYSLNLIPNDSSIGLDRLAEQLRDFINQTLGGDRPFDLIGFSMGGIVSRYYLQRLGGIERVQRFISISAPNNGTVTAYALPLPGCLQMRPKSPFLEDLNRDAVEMLERVNFTSIWTPYDSMIIPAKSSQLPVGKEVILPVLVHRWMVSDRRCLQAIADSLSEPLKYPI; encoded by the coding sequence ATGAATCAAAACAATCCAAAAAACCCCGTAATGCTAGTTCACGGGATTTGGGATACCAGTGATATTTTCAGTAAAATTTCTCCCGCTTTAACCGAACTGGGATGGTCAGTTTATAGCTTAAATTTAATTCCAAATGATAGCTCGATTGGATTAGACCGTTTAGCGGAACAACTGAGAGATTTTATTAACCAAACATTAGGAGGCGATCGCCCCTTTGATTTAATCGGATTTAGTATGGGGGGAATTGTCAGCCGCTACTATCTCCAGCGACTCGGTGGCATTGAACGGGTGCAGCGATTTATTTCCATCTCTGCCCCAAATAACGGCACGGTTACCGCTTACGCATTGCCCCTACCGGGATGTTTGCAAATGCGTCCGAAAAGCCCGTTTTTGGAAGATTTGAATCGGGATGCGGTGGAGATGCTGGAACGGGTGAATTTCACCTCGATTTGGACCCCTTATGATAGTATGATTATCCCGGCCAAAAGCTCGCAACTGCCGGTAGGGAAAGAAGTGATATTGCCGGTTTTGGTTCATCGCTGGATGGTGAGCGATCGCCGATGTTTGCAGGCGATCGCAGACAGTTTATCCGAACCCTTAAAGTACCCAATTTAA
- a CDS encoding 16S rRNA (uracil(1498)-N(3))-methyltransferase — translation MNAAKTGNFQHLEQLQRVAIAPEQLQPQGIFLDRPQQHYLSRVLRLNPGDRFIAMDGQGQWWLAQLSENPEFATIVESIPVQTELPVPITLILALPKNGWDEVVRQTTELGVTTLVPLLSDRTVLKPSPNKLDRWRRIAREAAEQSERQIVPTIVEPVTFRDYLALPETPLERYICVTRREAPHLLEQVLASQRSLAGLQPGPLEIAVGPEGGWTPGEVEQAIASGFQPVSLGSRILRAVTAPAVALSLIAAALEMNPTPNQSVSP, via the coding sequence GTGAACGCAGCTAAAACCGGGAATTTTCAACATTTAGAGCAACTGCAACGAGTGGCGATCGCACCGGAACAACTTCAACCGCAGGGAATTTTCCTCGATCGCCCTCAACAGCATTATCTCAGTCGCGTCTTGCGCTTAAACCCAGGCGATCGGTTTATTGCAATGGATGGACAAGGACAATGGTGGCTCGCTCAATTGTCAGAAAATCCTGAATTTGCCACAATTGTAGAGTCAATCCCGGTGCAGACTGAATTGCCAGTTCCCATCACCTTAATCCTGGCACTGCCTAAAAATGGCTGGGATGAAGTCGTCAGGCAAACCACAGAGTTGGGTGTAACCACCCTCGTCCCCCTTTTGAGCGATCGCACAGTCCTCAAACCCAGTCCGAACAAGCTCGATCGCTGGCGTCGCATTGCGCGAGAAGCAGCAGAACAATCAGAACGCCAAATCGTACCGACTATTGTGGAGCCAGTCACCTTTCGGGATTATCTCGCTCTGCCGGAAACACCCTTGGAGCGCTATATTTGCGTCACTCGCAGGGAAGCACCCCATTTATTAGAGCAGGTTTTAGCCAGTCAACGGTCCCTCGCCGGTTTACAACCAGGTCCCCTTGAAATCGCAGTCGGACCCGAGGGGGGATGGACCCCAGGGGAAGTGGAACAGGCGATCGCCTCTGGTTTCCAACCCGTTTCTCTTGGGAGTCGCATCCTCCGAGCCGTGACTGCACCAGCCGTTGCCTTGTCCCTGATTGCGGCAGCGTTAGAAATGAATCCGACCCCAAATCAGAGTGTTTCACCCTAA
- a CDS encoding TIGR00341 family protein encodes MASYKFKRQRRLAYLRILRFFKTWWESNSGEWKWVAEKPMSLEGLNRQLWRSSVPSRSFYVLLGLSGIISTLGLLANSAATIIGAMIIAPLMGPILGIAYGMVMGNRRLLKRSNLTLWTGVGLTIFISFLISHLVGLRTVQGEILARSQPTLLDLGVALAAGTAGAFAKSRRHVADALPGVAIAVALAPPLSVIGIGISLRSSEIFTGSFLLFLTNLIGIILSGGIVFVCQQYGSLKRAKEGFLLSLFTLTILGIPLGFSLNNLVLQDNIRRSITVLINKETLTFSKTDVRKVQVEPQGEALIVNIEVAAAENSISENQVRLVRDFLEERLQKPISLNVQIIPLTQFTAPSDAIDPSLEPDLEEDFINQDP; translated from the coding sequence ATGGCGAGCTATAAGTTCAAACGACAGAGACGGTTGGCCTATTTGCGAATCCTCCGATTTTTCAAAACCTGGTGGGAAAGTAATAGCGGAGAATGGAAATGGGTAGCGGAAAAACCGATGTCTCTGGAAGGCTTGAACCGCCAGCTATGGCGCTCCTCGGTTCCTTCCCGCAGCTTTTACGTTTTGCTAGGTTTGTCCGGCATCATTTCCACTCTGGGACTGCTGGCAAATAGTGCCGCTACTATTATCGGAGCGATGATTATCGCTCCTTTAATGGGCCCGATTCTGGGAATCGCCTATGGAATGGTCATGGGCAATCGACGCTTGTTAAAACGCTCGAATTTAACCCTCTGGACTGGAGTGGGTTTAACCATTTTTATTTCTTTTTTGATCTCTCATCTGGTGGGCTTAAGAACGGTTCAAGGGGAAATTTTAGCCCGATCGCAGCCCACATTACTGGACCTAGGCGTGGCGTTAGCCGCAGGTACCGCCGGGGCATTTGCTAAATCTCGCCGCCACGTTGCCGATGCTTTGCCTGGGGTGGCGATCGCTGTAGCCTTGGCTCCCCCGTTAAGCGTTATTGGTATTGGTATTTCTTTGCGGTCTTCTGAAATTTTTACCGGCAGTTTCTTACTCTTTTTAACGAACTTAATCGGTATTATTTTAAGTGGGGGTATAGTTTTTGTCTGCCAACAGTATGGATCATTAAAACGAGCCAAAGAAGGCTTTTTACTCTCCCTGTTTACGTTAACTATTTTAGGGATACCTTTAGGATTTTCTCTGAATAATTTAGTCCTGCAAGATAATATTCGTCGTAGTATTACCGTTTTAATTAATAAAGAAACTCTGACCTTTTCTAAAACCGATGTCCGGAAGGTGCAGGTTGAACCTCAAGGAGAAGCACTGATTGTCAACATCGAAGTTGCCGCAGCCGAAAACTCCATTTCAGAAAACCAAGTTAGGCTCGTTCGTGATTTTTTAGAAGAAAGACTACAAAAACCTATCTCATTAAATGTTCAAATCATTCCTCTGACACAATTTACGGCTCCCTCTGACGCTATAGATCCGAGTTTAGAGCCGGACTTGGAAGAAGATTTTATCAATCAAGACCCCTAG